One genomic region from Lacerta agilis isolate rLacAgi1 chromosome 13, rLacAgi1.pri, whole genome shotgun sequence encodes:
- the DHRS7B gene encoding dehydrogenase/reductase SDR family member 7B isoform X2, which yields MVTVVARRKVMDLTSLIILPLLFGSLGLFGLFRLLQRMRVRAYLKDAVVVITGATSGLGKECAKAFHAAGSELILCGRSRERLQDLLQELSTAADLPKNPHKHHTVVFDLADIKAVVSAAGEILKCAGHVDILINNAGISYRGTIVDTLVEVDRKVMETNYFGPIALTKAILPSMIKRRKGHIVAISSVQGKIGIPYRSAYAASKHATQAFFDCLRAEVEQYDVDVTVVSPGYIQTNLSLNAVMADGSQYGAMDKATSEGKAAAEVAQVVLSAVGEKKKEVLVAGFMPSLAVYVRTLCPRLFFLFMASRARKERKAKDS from the exons AAGAAAAGTGATGGATCTCACCTCTTTGATCATTCTTCCACTGCTTTTTGGCAGCCTGGGGCTTTTTGGGCTCTTCCGGCTTCTTCAGAGAATGCGTGTGAGAGCCTACCTGAAGGATGCAGTGGTGGTGATCACAGGAGCAACTTCTGGACTAGGGAAAG AATGTGCCAAAGCTTTCCATGCTGCTGGGTCAGAACTGATACTGTGTGGTAGGAGCAGAGAGAGACTTCAAGACCTTCTGCAGGAGCTCTCCACTGCTGCTGACCTCCCAAAGAAC CCCCATAAACACCACACTGTGGTCTTTGACCTCGCTGACATCAAAGCAGTCGTTAGCGCTGCTGGGGAGATTTTGAAGTGTGCAGGCCATGTGGACATCTTGATTAACAATGCTGGAATCAGTTACCGCGGCACAATTGTGGACACCCTGGTGGAAGTGGACAGGAAAGTGATGGAAACCAATTACTTTGGCCCAATTGCTTTGACAAAAG CAATTCTGCCTTCCATGATCAAGAGGAGAAAAGGCCACATCGTTGCCATCAGCAGTGTTCAAGGCAAAATTGGCATTCCTTACCGCTCGGCTT ATGCTGCCTCTAAGCATGCCACCCAAGCTTTCTTTGACTGCCTACGAGCAGAAGTGGAGCAGTATGACGTCGACGTCACAGTTGTGAGCCCCGGCTACATTCAGACAAATCTCTCACTTAATGCTGTAATGGCAGATGGATCCCAGTATGGAG CAATGGACAAGGCAACCTCAGAAGGCAAGGCAGCTGCAGAGGTGGCTCAGGTGGTTCTGAGTGCtgttggggagaagaagaaggaagtgcTGGTTGCTGGCTTCATGCCTTCTCTGGCTGTGTACGTGCGAACGCTCTGTCCCAGGCTCTTCTTCCTCTTTATGGCATCTAGAGCCCggaaagaaaggaaagccaaGGATTCCTAA
- the TMEM11 gene encoding transmembrane protein 11, mitochondrial isoform X1, producing the protein MGKEAHRPRQLQRRRRRREGECPLLGNICVTLAARNVFWMQNRSSVHQLTTEFVQLSWVTLSATDCYIVHEIYNGDNAQDQFEYELEQALEAQYKYIVIEPTRIGDETARWITVGNCLHKTAVLAGTACLFTPLAVPVDYSHYISLPAGVLSIACCTLYGISWQFDPCCKYQVEYNAYKLSRLPLHTLTSSTPVVLVRKDDLHRKRLHNTIALAALVYCVKKIYELYAV; encoded by the exons ATGGGGAAGGAGGCGCACAGGCCCCGGCAGCTCCAGCGGAGGCGGCGCCGGCGCGAGGGAGAG TGTCCCCTTCTGGGTAACATCTGTGTGACTTTGGCTGCCAGGAATGTGTTTTGGATGCAGAACAGATCTAGTGTTCATCAACTAACCACAGAATTTGTGCAGCTTTCATG GGTCACCTTGTCTGCCACGGACTGTTACATTGTTCACGAAATCTACAATGGCGATAATGCTCAGGACCAGTTTGAATACGAGCTGGAACAGGCCTTGGAGGCTCAGTACAAATACATTGTGATTGAGCCCACGCGCATTGGGGACGAGACGGCTCGCTGGATCACTGTTGGGAACTGCCTGCACAAGACAGCCGTGCTAGCAGGCACAGCCTGCCTCTTCACCCCCCTGGCTGTTCCCGTAGATTATTCCCATTACATCTCTTTGCCTGCTGGCGTCCTCAGCATAGCCTGCTGCACCCTCTATGGGATCTCTTGGCAATTCGACCCGTGCTGCAAGTACCAAGTGGAGTATAATGCCTATAAACTCTCTCGCCTGCCCCTGCATACACTCACCTCCTCCACTCCCGTGGTTCTGGTGAGGAAGGACGACCTGCACAGAAAGAGACTGCATAACACGATAGCACTCGCTGCCCTGGTGTACTGTGTAAAGAAGATTTATGAACTTTACGCCGTATGA
- the TMEM11 gene encoding transmembrane protein 11, mitochondrial isoform X2: MAAWGRRRTGPGSSSGGGAGARERVTLSATDCYIVHEIYNGDNAQDQFEYELEQALEAQYKYIVIEPTRIGDETARWITVGNCLHKTAVLAGTACLFTPLAVPVDYSHYISLPAGVLSIACCTLYGISWQFDPCCKYQVEYNAYKLSRLPLHTLTSSTPVVLVRKDDLHRKRLHNTIALAALVYCVKKIYELYAV, from the exons ATGGCGGCATGGGGAAGGAGGCGCACAGGCCCCGGCAGCTCCAGCGGAGGCGGCGCCGGCGCGAGGGAGAG GGTCACCTTGTCTGCCACGGACTGTTACATTGTTCACGAAATCTACAATGGCGATAATGCTCAGGACCAGTTTGAATACGAGCTGGAACAGGCCTTGGAGGCTCAGTACAAATACATTGTGATTGAGCCCACGCGCATTGGGGACGAGACGGCTCGCTGGATCACTGTTGGGAACTGCCTGCACAAGACAGCCGTGCTAGCAGGCACAGCCTGCCTCTTCACCCCCCTGGCTGTTCCCGTAGATTATTCCCATTACATCTCTTTGCCTGCTGGCGTCCTCAGCATAGCCTGCTGCACCCTCTATGGGATCTCTTGGCAATTCGACCCGTGCTGCAAGTACCAAGTGGAGTATAATGCCTATAAACTCTCTCGCCTGCCCCTGCATACACTCACCTCCTCCACTCCCGTGGTTCTGGTGAGGAAGGACGACCTGCACAGAAAGAGACTGCATAACACGATAGCACTCGCTGCCCTGGTGTACTGTGTAAAGAAGATTTATGAACTTTACGCCGTATGA
- the DHRS7B gene encoding dehydrogenase/reductase SDR family member 7B isoform X1: MFIWGKPFSRNERPRVWTRPRRKVMDLTSLIILPLLFGSLGLFGLFRLLQRMRVRAYLKDAVVVITGATSGLGKECAKAFHAAGSELILCGRSRERLQDLLQELSTAADLPKNPHKHHTVVFDLADIKAVVSAAGEILKCAGHVDILINNAGISYRGTIVDTLVEVDRKVMETNYFGPIALTKAILPSMIKRRKGHIVAISSVQGKIGIPYRSAYAASKHATQAFFDCLRAEVEQYDVDVTVVSPGYIQTNLSLNAVMADGSQYGAMDKATSEGKAAAEVAQVVLSAVGEKKKEVLVAGFMPSLAVYVRTLCPRLFFLFMASRARKERKAKDS, encoded by the exons ATGTTTATTTGGGGCAAACCTTTCTCCAGAAACGAGAGACCCAGAGTGTG GACGAGGCCTAGAAGAAAAGTGATGGATCTCACCTCTTTGATCATTCTTCCACTGCTTTTTGGCAGCCTGGGGCTTTTTGGGCTCTTCCGGCTTCTTCAGAGAATGCGTGTGAGAGCCTACCTGAAGGATGCAGTGGTGGTGATCACAGGAGCAACTTCTGGACTAGGGAAAG AATGTGCCAAAGCTTTCCATGCTGCTGGGTCAGAACTGATACTGTGTGGTAGGAGCAGAGAGAGACTTCAAGACCTTCTGCAGGAGCTCTCCACTGCTGCTGACCTCCCAAAGAAC CCCCATAAACACCACACTGTGGTCTTTGACCTCGCTGACATCAAAGCAGTCGTTAGCGCTGCTGGGGAGATTTTGAAGTGTGCAGGCCATGTGGACATCTTGATTAACAATGCTGGAATCAGTTACCGCGGCACAATTGTGGACACCCTGGTGGAAGTGGACAGGAAAGTGATGGAAACCAATTACTTTGGCCCAATTGCTTTGACAAAAG CAATTCTGCCTTCCATGATCAAGAGGAGAAAAGGCCACATCGTTGCCATCAGCAGTGTTCAAGGCAAAATTGGCATTCCTTACCGCTCGGCTT ATGCTGCCTCTAAGCATGCCACCCAAGCTTTCTTTGACTGCCTACGAGCAGAAGTGGAGCAGTATGACGTCGACGTCACAGTTGTGAGCCCCGGCTACATTCAGACAAATCTCTCACTTAATGCTGTAATGGCAGATGGATCCCAGTATGGAG CAATGGACAAGGCAACCTCAGAAGGCAAGGCAGCTGCAGAGGTGGCTCAGGTGGTTCTGAGTGCtgttggggagaagaagaaggaagtgcTGGTTGCTGGCTTCATGCCTTCTCTGGCTGTGTACGTGCGAACGCTCTGTCCCAGGCTCTTCTTCCTCTTTATGGCATCTAGAGCCCggaaagaaaggaaagccaaGGATTCCTAA